In the Malaya genurostris strain Urasoe2022 chromosome 1, Malgen_1.1, whole genome shotgun sequence genome, one interval contains:
- the LOC131440453 gene encoding uncharacterized protein LOC131440453 isoform X2 — translation MLEVFTPQFIQYRFKRVFVLLSFRDDHNAQICSSCIVSVEAFFKYKIKCVENDKLLRKRRTNFFSGLGLTADPVSVRASGILDDEEKQLTKSDSNSKSDDGTNNLQVKQEVVDEDDEGGFFNPDQFLSQETQIGDKQIDQASLNGNDQPNFGSGNSSFERGWRTTEFSPQPGSSGLKPLKITDYSNLTGKRGRPQKFITTVPTERLLARPGMHPNPFHTSSPLPPQARGFESAYRQHLNMSNGGKLSIHPPMPIGSRYDPFLVNTVEQTRKVQKFLDDGLRDLILNAGAPNPNFVVDGGYTSFKVVKARCNSYNLIFEANRFLRRNKSCSGLPKWYWACSINGCPVKVCSYKGRLFKTNDKINHIHPPTETDDKQHEAILPEHADEAALQQEHQSPTVSPHPQSRQQPARLMSKSPLTAKIDSVTESLKEEEFLEDTDAYKILKGEDGDEESLLYKNHKHKLIKIEKNAVKVWECISKTENDEKCKDIIYQLHNGKIKLESKIKKEGLSEEEDEAANDDEADGGKRKSRAPKVALYEGYQYKYCHARPEGSLYWRCMMRQESNCQASLHTKATFEFINFNDQAHNHDPPDPTVQIENVIICNVIAPQKVPSTPPTGSTDFQLVKSGQKREFLIYQGYRYYFQYESKNGKRSYRCTMFRNCPAGAFLMPDNTIAEAKNFVHTHPPTENLEKYVTKDSLITSPIKDADGQPRRQQQTVAESGQFPMLSDPVVSASSNEDVARANGYKIILNYKNKEILIYNGWRYFVDYKKKNGGQVWRCSSHRLCRGAVHLFPDGSINFAKLVDHNHMPPKRSLSTPNSAMDSSRMGDSSNNSSFGSGLLLDTSANAYAPPYHRYIVHNGHRFRFATRKREGTIYWRCAMRLDTKCPVSFHTKEDTYELVSMRNHEHNHEIPAVWPEVAGGQIEEELPTVKLPQEEIGTSDYILAKNSKGRDVILYQNGRYYLDYSRKDGKIVFRCSSVAGCRATVFLLPNKTLQVPRDLVHTHGATSMMNNLLNRPNANMLDQSGGSKSDDEVQLIATPDPLSIDLDQSMEPTSSSSASSSLLLPKFIVHHGYHYKYVSKNMNDQTAFWRCSNYEAKMNCQTSLYTTLSGQVIRTNNILHNHKAEDYNNASANNSLAKRKNLIGSRDYKIVKNWKNRDVLVFQQCRYFLHYVRKDGRKVWRCSAIRSCHAAVYLGADGRVDQVKGEHVHDVRLEGEPRRRRPRKPHLELTPSVGTPGGNGSVHPGNGNEWIDYSDYGMQLNSSNDNNSLWDNFNPHQMAAGLAGDNGGNFDFSYHSVFGNQPNFGDSFGMLADDADTTGLDDDDEGLPLEPDVSFHENDSYENLQNEQDLVPLVQMDGVEERSLVCTSYRPAILPEQKIVYFDEASSSTKIAEEI, via the exons CTAAGTTTTCGAGATGATCACAATGCCCAAATTTGCTCCAGTTGCATTGTCAGTGTTGAAGCCTTCTTTAAGTACAAAATTAAATGCGTTGAGAATGATAAGTTGTTGCGAAAACGAAGAACTAATTTTTTCTCTGGACTCGGCCTCACCGCGGACCCTGTCTCAGTACGGGCCAGCGGAATATTGGATGATGAGGAAAAACAGCTGACAAAATCGGATTCCAACTCAAAATCAGACGATGGCACTAATAACTTGCAAGTTAAACAGGAAGTGGTCGATGAGGATGATGAAGGCGGATTTTTCAATCCAGATCAATTTCTCTCACAAGAGACCCAAATTGGCGACAAACAAATCGACCAAGCTTCACTGAATGGAAATGATCAACCCAATTTTGGGTCCGGTAATAGTAGTTTTGAACGAGGTTGGAGAACAACAGAATTTTCCCCTCAACCTGGCAGTTCTGGGTTGAAACCGCTTAAAATAACGGACTATTCTAATCTGACAGGCAAACGGGGACGACCTCAAAAATTTATAACGACCGTACCTACGGAGCGACTTCTTGCGCGCCCAGGTATGCATCCCAATCCATTCCACACTTCGTCCCCATTACCACCTCAAGCTCGTGGCTTTGAAAGTGCCTATCGCCAGCACCTGAACATGAGCAATGGCGGAAAACTTTCTATCCATCCACCGATGCCAATAGGAAGCCGTTACGACCCCTTCTTAGTGAATACAGTTGAACAAACGAGGAAAGTTCAAAAATTCCTTGATGATGGTCTACGAGATCTGATACTCAATGCGGGTGCACCAAATCCAAATTTCGTGGTG GACGGAGGCTATACCAGCTTCAAGGTGGTGAAAGCACGATGCAACTCATACAATCTGATTTTTGAGGCAAATCGTTTTCTGCGACGAAACAAATCCTGCAGTGGATTACCCAAATGGTACTGGGCATGCAGTATTAATGGATGTCCGGTAAAGGTTTGCAGCTATAAAGGGCGACTGTTTAAAACGAACGACAAAATAAACCATATTCATCCTCCAACTGAGACGGATGACAAACAGCATGAGGCAATTCTGCCAGAACATGCGGACGAAGCTGCGTTGCAGCAAGAACACCAATCGCCTACTGTTTCACCGCACCCACAATCGCGACAGCAACCGGCAAGACTTATGAGCAAATCGCCGTTGACGGCGAAAATTGATAGCGTAACCGAGTCTCTTAAGGAAGAGGAATTCCTTGAGGATACGGATGCTTATAAAATTCTGAAAGGCGAAGACGGTGATGAAGAAAGCCTACTGTACAAAAATCACAAGCACAAATTAATAAAGATCGAAAAGAATGCTGTGAAGGTATGGGAGTGTATCAGTAAGAccgaaaatgatgagaaatgtaAAGATATCATTTATCAACTGCACAATGGAAAAATCAAGCTGGAAAGTAAAATCAAAAAGGAAGGCTTGAGCGAAGAAGAGGATGAGGCTGCAAATGATGATGAGGCTGACGGTGGCAAGCGAAAAAGCAGAGCCCCGAAGGTAGCTCTCTATGAGGGTTATCAATATAAATATTGTCATGCTAGACCGGAGGGATCACTGTACTGGAGATGTATGATGAGGCAGGAAAGCAACTGTCAGGCTTCCTTACATACGAAGGCTACATTTGAATTCATCAATTTCAATGATCAAGCACACAATCATGACCCACCAGATCCAACTGTTCAGATTGAGAATGTAATTATATGCAACGTGATAGCACCACAGAAGGTTCCGTCTACGCCACCAACAGGATCGACGGATTTTCAGCTTGTTAAAAGCGGACAAAAACGAGAATTTCTCATTTATCAGGGCTATCGTTACTATTTCCAATACGAATCTAAAAATGGCAAGCGCTCTTATCGGTGCACCATGTTTCGTAATTGTCCAGCAggagcatttttaatgccagacAACACAATTGCAGAGGCTAAAAATTTTGTTCACACTCATCCTCCGACGGAAAACTTGGAAAAGTACGTCACCAAGGATAGTTTAATAACGAGTCCCATCAAAGACGCCGATGGTCAACCAAGAAGACAGCAGCAAACAGTTGCCGAAAGTGGCCAATTCCCAATGTTATCTGATCCCGTTGTCAGTGCTAGCAGCAATGAGGATGTCGCTCGCGCGAATGGATATAAAATTATACTGAAttacaaaaacaaagaaattctCATATACAATGGTTGGCGATACTTTGTCGAttataagaaaaaaaacggAGGACAAGTCTGGCGCTGTTCATCGCATCGACTCTGTCGTGGTGCTGTACATCTTTTCCCGGATGGGTCGATTAACTTTGCCAAACTTGTCGACCACAATCATATGCCTCCGAAGCGAAGCCTTAGTACACCTAATTCCGCAATGGACTCTAGTAGAATGGGGGATAGTTCAAATAACAGCAGCTTTGGTAGCGGGCTATTGCTCGATACGTCGGCCAACGCGTATGCTCCTCCGTATCATCGGTATATTGTGCACAATGGCCACCGATTCCGGTTTGCGACTCGTAAGCGCGAGGGTACGATTTATTGGCGTTGCGCCATGAGGCTAGATACCAAGTGCCCGGTTTCGTTCCATACGAAGGAAGATACGTACGAATTAGTAAGCATGAGAAACCACGAACACAATCACGAAATACCAGCAGTCTGGCCCGAGGTAGCTGGTGGTCAAATTGAGGAGGAGCTTCCAACAGTGAAGCTACCTCAGGAGGAAATAGGAACATCCGATTACATATTGGCAAAAAATTCAAAAGGGCGGGATGTGATATTGTATCAGAATGGCCGGTACTATCTCGATTATTCGAGGAAGGATGGAAAAATCGTCTTTCGGTGTTCATCAGTTGCGG GCTGTCGTGCTACTGTCTTTCTACTACCTAATAAGACATTACAAGTCCCCCGCGATCTGGTGCATACTCACGGTGCAACATCGATGATGAATAATCTTTTGAATCGACCCAATGCAAACATGCTCGATCAAAGTGGAGGCTCAAAGTCGGATGATGAAGTCCAATTGATTGCCACTCCGGATCCACTTAGCATAGATTTAGATCAGTCCATGGAACCAACATCCTCTTCATCCGCGTCATCGTCGCTACTACTGCCCAAGTTTATTGTTCACCATGGATATCATTACAAATATGTCTCTAAAAATATGAATGATCAGACGGCATTTTGGCGATGCTCGAATTATGAAGCGAAAATGAATTGCCAGACTTCGTTGTATACAACACtcagtggacaagtgatacgtaCTAACAATATTTTACATAATCACAAAGCAGAAGACTACAATAATGCTTCTGCCAACAATAGCTTAGCTAAAAGGAAAAATCTTATTGGATCACGcgattataaaattgtgaaaaattggaaaaaccgtGACGTGTTGGTATTCCAACAATGCCGTTACTTTTTGCACTATGTCAGAAAGGATGGTCGGAAAGTGTGGCGTTGCTCTGCGATACGAAGTTGTCACGCGGCAGTGTATCTGGGCGCAGATGGTCGCGTGGACCAGGTTAAAGGAGAACATGTACACGATGTGCGCTTGGAAGGAGAGCCGAGAAGAAGGCGTCCCAGGAAACCACATTTGGAACTCACACCATCAGTTGGTACTCCTGGCGGTAATGGATCAGTTCATCCTGGCAATGGAAACGAATGGATCGACTATAGTGACTATGGCATGCAATTAAATAGCAGTAACGACAACAATTCCCTGTGGGATAACTTTAATCCTCATCAGATGGCAGCCGGATTAGCTGGTGATAATGGAGGAAATTTCGATTTCAGTTATCATTCTGTTTTCGGCAATCAGCCTAACTTTGGAGATAGTTTTGGAATGCTGGCAGATGATGCTGATACAACTGgacttgatgatgatgatgagggTCTTCCTCTGGAACCCGATGTCAGCTTTCACGAGAATGATTCCtatgaaaatttgcaaaacGAACAAGATCTCGTGCCATTGGTACAGATGGATGGTGTCGa AGAAAGAAGCCTAGTTTGTACCTCGTATCGTCCCGCAATTTTACCTgaacaaaaaattgtttatttcgaTGAAGCATCTTCTTCGACAAAAATTGCTGAAGAGATTTAA